One segment of Thermococcus profundus DNA contains the following:
- a CDS encoding radical SAM protein yields the protein MVEMIRVSYGTAIAMGLIKAKALVKPTTAYMMTYWPGHCRNNCAFCAQARGSRANLEKLSRITWPAFDLEEVIDALPAGKFARICLQTVDYPGMVDEVLELLEYFRPLGLPISVSITPVDRGTLEELKSLGVDYIGVGLDAASERVYESVKDSLYSWSDMWEFTGNVVDVFGKGKALVHLIIGLGESDREAVETMEKAYSMGADVSLFAFTPIKGTAMENHKTPSLARYRRIQIARYLLEKGLSSLEDFQFDSDGNLQGFGVSMDELKEILPPSVFSTHGCPGCNRPYYNERPREEPYNFPVVPERGYVERILKALL from the coding sequence ATGGTTGAGATGATAAGGGTATCCTACGGAACTGCCATAGCTATGGGCCTGATAAAAGCGAAGGCTTTGGTTAAACCAACGACGGCATACATGATGACGTACTGGCCCGGCCACTGCAGGAACAACTGTGCCTTCTGTGCCCAGGCTAGGGGAAGCAGGGCGAATCTGGAGAAGCTGTCTAGGATAACCTGGCCAGCCTTCGACCTTGAGGAGGTCATTGATGCCCTCCCAGCCGGGAAATTTGCGAGGATCTGCCTCCAGACCGTAGACTATCCGGGCATGGTGGACGAGGTTTTAGAACTGCTAGAATATTTCCGTCCCCTGGGCCTTCCAATTTCAGTTTCTATAACCCCCGTTGATAGGGGGACACTTGAAGAGCTCAAATCCCTGGGAGTGGACTACATCGGCGTTGGCCTCGATGCGGCGAGTGAGAGGGTTTATGAATCAGTCAAGGACTCCCTTTATTCCTGGAGCGATATGTGGGAGTTCACCGGGAACGTCGTAGACGTTTTTGGTAAGGGAAAAGCGCTCGTTCACCTCATAATCGGCCTTGGAGAGAGTGATAGAGAAGCCGTTGAAACAATGGAGAAGGCGTATTCAATGGGCGCTGATGTGTCGCTCTTCGCTTTTACCCCGATAAAAGGAACGGCGATGGAAAACCACAAAACCCCCAGCCTGGCGCGCTACAGGCGGATCCAGATAGCGCGCTACCTCCTGGAGAAAGGCCTCTCAAGCTTAGAAGACTTCCAGTTTGACAGCGACGGCAACCTTCAGGGGTTTGGGGTGAGTATGGATGAACTGAAGGAAATTCTGCCCCCCAGTGTCTTCTCAACCCACGGCTGTCCCGGTTGCAACAGACCGTACTACAACGAGAGACCTAGAGAAGAACCCTACAACTTCCCCGTCGTCCCTGAAAGAGGTTATGTCGAGAGGATACTCAAGGCCCTTCTTTAA
- a CDS encoding tRNA-binding protein produces the protein MWDTSKDYRLLVAEKSVELFLKTIEGAKFKGKWDKKKAIQLAKEMIPEIQAMRYSYVEPKELVETPQMEALKENATGIIEALGGEDWHHKFLSLADKNEREKVEEAVAKIKFFLNTILNLDKRLSLGKINDPVIAVDIRVGEVMSVAKHPNADRLLVTNVNLGDRAITVVTNDLGVKEGNRVAVALLPPANFRGIVSEGMFLGAGEGVLKDVKGEIGGLPKGVPLEAFVETRNLVEAFLKS, from the coding sequence ATGTGGGATACGAGCAAGGACTACAGGTTGCTGGTGGCGGAAAAAAGCGTTGAGCTCTTCCTCAAGACGATCGAGGGCGCCAAGTTCAAGGGCAAGTGGGACAAGAAGAAGGCCATCCAGCTCGCGAAGGAAATGATCCCGGAGATTCAAGCCATGCGTTATTCCTACGTCGAGCCAAAGGAGTTAGTTGAGACGCCGCAAATGGAAGCCCTCAAGGAGAATGCCACGGGGATAATCGAAGCCCTCGGTGGGGAAGACTGGCACCACAAGTTCCTCAGCTTAGCCGACAAGAACGAGCGCGAGAAGGTCGAAGAGGCGGTAGCCAAGATCAAGTTCTTCCTGAACACCATCCTCAACCTTGACAAACGCCTCTCCCTGGGCAAGATCAACGATCCTGTAATAGCGGTCGATATTAGGGTCGGCGAAGTCATGAGCGTCGCCAAGCATCCGAACGCCGACAGACTGCTGGTCACAAACGTCAACCTCGGAGACAGGGCGATAACCGTCGTCACCAACGACCTGGGCGTTAAGGAAGGTAACCGCGTTGCAGTGGCCCTCCTGCCCCCCGCCAACTTCCGCGGTATAGTGAGCGAGGGCATGTTCCTAGGTGCGGGGGAGGGCGTCCTCAAGGACGTCAAGGGGGAAATAGGCGGTCTTCCAAAGGGAGTTCCACTGGAGGCCTTTGTTGAAACGAGAAACCTCGTGGAGGCTTTTCTTAAGTCCTGA
- a CDS encoding HAD family hydrolase: MAVYLFDFDGTLVDSHQAVEKALRLAIERTMPAVIESDLYDEYYRALFLFIKGKLTYRHLGVIHELVAQGTIHEYYRLMPQFIQDLPNARRVVRTLRKRGRRVISFSGEHTYPGGKVIFMKKTDWYDEFDSVVTFKSTRDMLQKFQALRDLYPEDPIVWVDDSPGRFTYITDGNTLLVQKASPYKHDVALLFERWNFMKIRNLRKLLEIDNGLSEFFE, from the coding sequence ATGGCCGTGTACCTCTTTGATTTTGATGGAACCCTCGTGGACAGCCACCAAGCCGTGGAGAAGGCCCTCCGCCTGGCGATAGAGAGAACGATGCCAGCGGTGATAGAGAGCGACCTCTACGACGAGTACTACAGGGCGCTCTTCCTTTTCATCAAGGGGAAGCTGACCTACAGACATCTCGGCGTCATACACGAACTCGTTGCCCAGGGGACGATACACGAGTACTACCGCTTAATGCCCCAGTTTATACAGGATCTTCCCAATGCGAGGAGGGTCGTCAGAACCCTTAGAAAGCGCGGGAGGAGGGTTATCAGCTTCTCCGGCGAACACACGTATCCCGGAGGGAAGGTCATCTTCATGAAGAAAACGGACTGGTACGATGAGTTCGACTCGGTAGTAACGTTCAAGAGCACGCGAGATATGCTTCAGAAGTTTCAGGCCCTCAGGGATCTTTATCCAGAAGATCCTATAGTCTGGGTTGACGACAGCCCCGGCAGGTTCACTTACATAACCGACGGCAACACCCTGCTCGTCCAGAAAGCTTCACCGTACAAGCACGACGTTGCCCTGCTCTTCGAACGCTGGAACTTCATGAAAATCAGAAACCTGAGGAAGCTTCTCGAGATTGACAATGGTCTTTCCGAGTTCTTCGAATAG
- a CDS encoding ATP-binding protein, translating into MRGAVWMLIERIEEYVRRDNVWGALRLISEEKDGVTRAELLAELLKRVTKYDEYRAVKDELLECTADAPDRKTKALILSIIGEALLSSGDYDGVKFFEEAISTARRIGFPLWRAEAFIGVALNLIRAGIYEDAYSLLNSAFEGVVVARTEDPDSAIRLLRNLADSLLISIEWIDDGEWAKLYLTTAAEVYEYIGIDFLANSAKAKAWIIDRALEGNTTFLRRLLAENRVDDAILMARYIPREHRGMAFLEIAFWLYANDYPELGRDIFNDATALLSENAGTEHEIAEIARDFLKLGYPDLAFRLTRFVENERLLSELLTRIAAEYHRQGDELMARTVAMSIPNETIKSRVVQQLGGGEHVGYEQGLQVAGGGKKR; encoded by the coding sequence GTGAGGGGGGCAGTTTGGATGCTGATAGAGAGAATTGAGGAGTATGTAAGGAGAGATAACGTCTGGGGGGCCCTGAGGCTGATCTCCGAGGAAAAGGACGGAGTCACCAGGGCCGAACTCCTAGCGGAGCTTCTCAAAAGAGTCACAAAATACGACGAGTACAGGGCGGTTAAGGACGAACTTCTGGAGTGCACTGCCGATGCACCCGACAGAAAAACAAAGGCGCTCATTCTCTCCATAATAGGTGAGGCGTTGCTCTCCTCAGGGGACTACGACGGCGTCAAGTTCTTTGAGGAAGCCATTTCAACCGCGAGACGCATTGGATTCCCGCTATGGAGGGCTGAGGCCTTTATCGGAGTGGCCCTCAACCTGATCAGAGCTGGCATCTACGAAGACGCATATTCCCTTCTCAACTCTGCCTTCGAAGGAGTTGTGGTGGCTAGAACCGAAGATCCCGACAGCGCCATAAGACTCCTCCGCAACCTCGCCGATTCTCTGCTCATTTCGATCGAGTGGATAGACGACGGTGAGTGGGCAAAGCTCTATCTCACTACCGCGGCCGAGGTTTACGAGTACATTGGAATCGATTTCCTAGCTAATTCGGCCAAGGCAAAGGCCTGGATAATAGACCGCGCCCTGGAGGGCAACACTACCTTCTTAAGGCGCCTCCTGGCAGAGAATCGGGTAGACGACGCCATACTAATGGCCCGCTACATCCCCAGAGAGCACAGGGGAATGGCGTTCCTTGAGATAGCGTTCTGGCTCTACGCCAACGACTATCCAGAACTTGGCAGGGACATATTCAACGATGCCACAGCTTTGCTCTCTGAAAACGCTGGGACAGAACACGAGATCGCCGAGATAGCCAGGGATTTCCTCAAACTCGGCTATCCAGATCTGGCGTTCAGGCTCACGCGCTTCGTGGAGAACGAGCGCCTTCTCTCGGAGCTCCTTACGAGGATAGCCGCGGAGTACCACAGGCAGGGCGACGAGCTCATGGCAAGAACCGTGGCAATGAGCATACCCAACGAAACCATTAAGAGCAGGGTAGTCCAGCAACTTGGCGGTGGAGAACATGTGGGATACGAGCAAGGACTACAGGTTGCTGGTGGCGGAAAAAAGCGTTGA
- a CDS encoding isoaspartyl peptidase/L-asparaginase family protein: MVAIIVHGGAGTIRKEERIPKVIEGVREAVLAGWRELKRGSALDAVEEAVKALEDNPIFNAGTGSVLTLDGKVEMDAAIMRGKTLEAGAVAGIWGVKNPISVARKVMEKTDHVLLAGEGAVKFARLLGFEEYSPITDGRLKQWEELRKKLVEKGETRHWKKLNELIKEYPEVLRSTVGAVAFDGEEVVAGTSTGGVFLKMFGRVGDTPIIGGGTYANEVAGASCTGLGEVAIKLALAKSATDFVRLGMDAQAASEAAISLATKYFGPDTMGIIMVDSKGNVGFAKNTKHMSHAFMREGMKEPEAGV; this comes from the coding sequence ATGGTCGCTATAATAGTTCATGGAGGGGCCGGCACCATAAGGAAGGAGGAGCGCATCCCAAAGGTCATCGAAGGTGTTAGGGAAGCAGTTCTGGCCGGCTGGCGCGAGCTGAAGCGTGGTTCCGCTCTCGATGCGGTTGAAGAGGCTGTGAAGGCCCTTGAAGACAACCCGATTTTCAACGCCGGAACGGGAAGCGTCCTGACCCTCGACGGGAAGGTCGAGATGGACGCGGCGATAATGCGCGGCAAAACGCTCGAAGCCGGTGCCGTCGCTGGAATCTGGGGTGTTAAGAATCCCATAAGCGTGGCAAGAAAGGTTATGGAAAAAACCGATCACGTCCTCCTCGCTGGGGAAGGGGCAGTTAAGTTCGCCCGTCTGCTCGGGTTTGAGGAGTACAGCCCGATAACCGACGGGAGACTCAAGCAGTGGGAGGAGCTCAGGAAGAAGCTGGTCGAAAAGGGGGAGACGAGGCACTGGAAGAAGCTGAACGAACTGATAAAAGAGTATCCCGAGGTTCTAAGGAGCACCGTTGGGGCGGTGGCCTTCGACGGTGAGGAGGTCGTCGCCGGAACCTCGACGGGAGGAGTCTTCCTCAAGATGTTCGGCAGGGTTGGTGATACACCGATAATCGGAGGGGGAACGTACGCAAACGAAGTTGCCGGAGCTTCCTGCACTGGTCTTGGGGAGGTGGCGATAAAGCTGGCATTAGCTAAAAGCGCCACCGACTTCGTCAGGCTCGGTATGGACGCTCAAGCGGCAAGTGAGGCCGCGATAAGTCTGGCCACCAAATACTTTGGCCCGGACACGATGGGCATCATAATGGTTGACTCTAAAGGCAACGTCGGCTTTGCAAAGAACACCAAACATATGAGCCACGCCTTCATGAGGGAAGGCATGAAGGAGCCGGAGGCTGGTGTTTAG
- a CDS encoding saccharopine dehydrogenase family protein, translating to MRVLVLGGGNIGRVVAWDLREDFEVYVGDADPEKLKSVEEFAEPLKIDASNFAELVKTMEKFDLVVGALPGRFGFSTVKAAIEAGVDLVDVSFMPENPLQLHSKAEEAQVTVVFDAGFAPGLSNVLMGRIYQELDELDEGIIYVGGLPKDPRPPLYYRITWSPKDLIEEYVRKARVLRNGEVAALDPLGEIRHMNINGMEFEAFLSDGLRSLLESIRAKKLEEWTLRWPGHLERMKVLRELGFFKPEHVEATLRVITPLMTYESPDFSIMEVVGRGTLNEEEKEIRYLLYDEEREFTSMARVTGFTTSIVARMVAEKTCTFGVIPPEIIGMREDTYEVLINGLKERGINLRRWEVASPDNS from the coding sequence ATGAGGGTTCTGGTTCTTGGAGGAGGGAACATAGGAAGGGTTGTTGCGTGGGATCTCAGGGAGGACTTTGAGGTCTACGTTGGGGATGCCGATCCGGAAAAGCTGAAGTCCGTGGAGGAGTTTGCGGAGCCACTCAAAATCGACGCCTCAAACTTTGCCGAGCTCGTCAAAACCATGGAGAAATTTGACCTCGTAGTCGGCGCGCTCCCGGGGCGGTTCGGCTTCTCAACTGTGAAGGCGGCGATAGAGGCGGGAGTGGATCTCGTTGACGTTTCGTTCATGCCTGAAAATCCCCTTCAGCTCCACTCCAAAGCAGAGGAGGCGCAGGTAACTGTGGTTTTCGACGCGGGCTTCGCTCCAGGGCTCAGCAACGTCCTCATGGGGAGGATCTACCAGGAGCTCGACGAGCTGGACGAGGGGATCATCTACGTCGGAGGCCTCCCGAAGGATCCCAGACCACCACTTTATTACAGAATTACATGGTCCCCTAAAGACCTTATTGAAGAATACGTTAGAAAAGCAAGGGTTCTGAGGAACGGTGAGGTTGCTGCCCTGGATCCGCTCGGGGAGATAAGGCACATGAACATTAACGGAATGGAATTCGAGGCCTTCTTGAGCGACGGCCTCAGATCCCTGCTGGAGTCAATAAGGGCTAAAAAACTGGAGGAGTGGACGCTCCGCTGGCCGGGCCACCTTGAGAGGATGAAGGTTCTAAGGGAGCTCGGCTTCTTCAAACCGGAACACGTGGAAGCCACGCTCAGAGTCATTACCCCGCTCATGACCTACGAGAGCCCGGACTTTTCCATAATGGAAGTCGTTGGCAGGGGGACGCTGAATGAGGAAGAAAAGGAGATAAGGTACCTCCTCTACGACGAAGAGCGCGAGTTCACCTCGATGGCCAGAGTGACGGGATTCACAACCTCGATAGTGGCCAGGATGGTCGCTGAAAAGACGTGCACCTTTGGAGTAATACCGCCGGAGATCATTGGGATGAGGGAGGACACCTACGAAGTCCTCATAAACGGTCTAAAAGAGCGGGGAATTAATCTGAGGAGGTGGGAGGTTGCTTCACCTGATAATAGCTGA
- a CDS encoding serine/threonine-protein kinase RIO2, which produces MVSKLLALEAYPNLKDLDFRILRGVELNMRHHRWVPLEDIARFARIDVETASFRLGKLDDWGLVFRRSDIGYIGYQLTIHGYDALAIRALAKKGVIEGISPVHIGVGKDADVYVGITPNGEKVAVKFNRIGGRTASRKAAYHRHVFHDKHHTSWLYISRLIAKKEHEALVLLSPIARVPRPVAWNRHVVVMEFVEGRELAEIRDTDISREMASEVLERVLEEYLKIVRFGIVHSDMSEFNIVLTEDGDILIIDWAQYIPTADPESYELLKRDLTVLLNAFRRRWKVERKFEDVWPEFERAWRESRGEDYGD; this is translated from the coding sequence ATGGTCAGCAAATTACTCGCGCTTGAGGCTTACCCAAACCTCAAAGACCTCGATTTCAGGATACTCCGGGGTGTCGAGCTCAACATGCGCCACCACCGCTGGGTTCCGCTGGAGGATATAGCCCGCTTCGCTAGGATCGATGTCGAAACGGCCAGCTTCCGCCTCGGAAAGCTGGACGACTGGGGCTTGGTCTTTAGAAGGAGCGACATCGGCTACATTGGCTACCAGCTTACGATACATGGCTACGACGCTCTGGCAATAAGGGCACTGGCGAAGAAGGGAGTGATCGAGGGTATAAGCCCCGTGCACATCGGGGTCGGAAAGGACGCCGACGTCTACGTTGGAATAACCCCAAACGGCGAGAAGGTTGCGGTGAAGTTCAACAGGATCGGCGGAAGGACGGCATCAAGGAAAGCAGCGTATCACAGGCATGTTTTCCACGACAAACACCACACGAGTTGGCTCTACATCTCACGGCTGATCGCAAAGAAGGAGCACGAGGCCCTGGTTCTTCTGAGTCCGATAGCCAGGGTTCCGAGGCCGGTGGCGTGGAACCGGCACGTGGTTGTCATGGAGTTCGTTGAGGGAAGGGAACTCGCTGAAATCCGTGATACTGACATCAGCAGGGAGATGGCTTCCGAGGTTCTGGAACGGGTTCTGGAAGAGTACCTGAAGATAGTGCGTTTTGGTATAGTCCACTCTGACATGAGCGAGTTCAACATAGTCCTCACTGAAGACGGCGACATCCTTATAATCGATTGGGCCCAATATATCCCAACCGCCGATCCCGAGAGCTATGAACTCCTCAAGAGAGATCTAACTGTGCTCCTCAATGCATTCAGGAGAAGGTGGAAGGTGGAGAGAAAGTTTGAGGATGTCTGGCCTGAGTTTGAGAGGGCGTGGAGAGAAAGCAGGGGGGAGGATTATGGTGATTAA
- a CDS encoding MFS transporter, with protein MDRTLRNIWLLNLSTFFFFLGISSVNPIISPFAMTLGATPFVVGILAGVTSVLSLISKPIGGLVGDRGYRLEAMIAGNLMALVSGVLYVGSALTGSVWLFAFTRALHGFSMGIFFPSSLSTAVDLAPIGRVGETLGWRGMMFSLGNIVGPALGGYVSDYLGFTAAFALTALFSAVGAVLVVPVLKDVGGGIVSKGSREEADYSELLRPGFIAASLSLLFFAASYSGITTFLPALYKELSYPQKVFGTYMMLVGAASFLTRVFGGRSADRMGPIPIIRAGMITVITGYVLLLYITLPPGSYLSALAVGAGFGLAVPAMQLMALGNLPQRIRAMGSSVYTMFFDLGTMAGQFGLGYVANDVGYNGILKFLPVLAGVALLIIHLPHLWRDRNG; from the coding sequence GTGGACAGGACTCTGAGAAACATCTGGCTCCTCAACCTGTCAACGTTTTTCTTCTTCCTTGGGATAAGTTCGGTCAACCCAATAATCTCGCCCTTTGCCATGACCCTTGGGGCCACGCCCTTCGTCGTCGGAATACTTGCGGGCGTTACCTCCGTGCTCTCGCTCATCTCGAAACCGATAGGCGGCCTGGTGGGGGACAGGGGCTACCGGCTTGAGGCCATGATAGCGGGAAACCTCATGGCCCTGGTCTCCGGGGTTCTGTACGTTGGTTCCGCGCTGACCGGAAGCGTGTGGCTGTTCGCCTTTACCCGAGCCCTCCACGGGTTTTCTATGGGAATTTTCTTTCCCTCCAGCCTTTCGACGGCGGTTGATCTTGCCCCCATCGGCAGGGTGGGGGAGACCCTCGGCTGGAGGGGCATGATGTTCTCACTGGGAAACATCGTCGGCCCTGCCCTGGGCGGCTACGTATCGGACTACCTCGGGTTCACGGCGGCCTTCGCCCTAACTGCGTTGTTTTCCGCGGTAGGAGCCGTCCTAGTTGTCCCAGTCTTAAAGGACGTCGGTGGAGGTATTGTTTCGAAGGGGAGTCGGGAAGAGGCCGATTACTCAGAACTGCTCCGCCCCGGCTTTATCGCCGCCTCCCTCTCCCTGCTCTTCTTCGCGGCGTCTTACTCGGGAATAACGACGTTTCTTCCCGCCCTCTACAAGGAGCTCTCTTACCCACAGAAAGTCTTTGGGACGTACATGATGCTCGTTGGAGCGGCGAGCTTCTTAACCAGGGTTTTCGGGGGGAGGAGTGCAGATAGAATGGGGCCGATACCGATAATAAGGGCGGGTATGATAACGGTGATAACTGGGTACGTACTTCTCCTTTACATAACCCTTCCCCCCGGCTCCTACCTGAGCGCCCTTGCCGTGGGAGCGGGCTTCGGGCTGGCGGTTCCCGCGATGCAACTAATGGCCCTTGGAAACCTTCCCCAGAGGATAAGGGCTATGGGATCGAGCGTTTACACAATGTTCTTCGACCTCGGGACGATGGCGGGGCAGTTCGGCCTGGGCTACGTTGCCAACGATGTAGGTTACAATGGGATACTGAAGTTCCTGCCGGTTCTGGCCGGGGTAGCACTTTTAATCATCCACCTCCCCCATCTCTGGAGGGATAGAAATGGTTGA
- a CDS encoding 16S rRNA methyltransferase, which produces MLHLIIAEAELELVPEQIADHPAVVNHARRRGKKPNEILLDSTYHHAALRGLNDGERRGRPDIVHICLLNALESIANKEGALRVYVHTRNDEVIYIKPETRIPRNYNRFVGLMESLFKNRAVPKDLELLRMENKTLSELLDGINPDRTFVAHESGKLIKPAEFGRTLASLENPAVIVGGFPHGDFRKLGDINAERVSIYEKPLMAWTAVNEILVNFEASLF; this is translated from the coding sequence TTGCTTCACCTGATAATAGCTGAGGCGGAGCTTGAGCTCGTCCCGGAGCAGATAGCAGACCATCCCGCGGTAGTTAATCACGCGAGGCGAAGGGGCAAGAAGCCCAATGAGATCCTCCTCGACAGCACCTACCACCATGCGGCGCTGAGAGGGCTTAATGATGGCGAGAGGCGCGGGAGACCGGATATAGTCCACATCTGTCTTCTCAACGCGCTTGAGAGCATAGCGAACAAGGAGGGCGCGCTGAGAGTTTACGTCCACACTAGGAACGACGAGGTGATCTACATAAAACCGGAGACCAGGATCCCGAGGAACTACAACCGCTTCGTGGGCCTGATGGAGAGCCTCTTCAAGAATCGGGCTGTTCCAAAGGATCTGGAGCTTCTGAGAATGGAGAACAAAACGCTGAGCGAACTGCTGGATGGAATAAACCCAGACAGAACGTTCGTGGCCCATGAAAGCGGGAAGCTGATCAAGCCAGCTGAATTTGGAAGAACCCTGGCGTCACTTGAAAATCCGGCCGTTATTGTGGGGGGCTTTCCCCATGGGGATTTCAGGAAGCTGGGGGACATCAACGCGGAGAGGGTAAGCATATATGAAAAACCCCTTATGGCCTGGACCGCCGTGAACGAGATCCTGGTCAACTTCGAGGCATCCCTTTTCTGA
- a CDS encoding DMT family transporter, whose translation MSQMVLGVAAALTSALCWATATILIKVGMRSKSPVAANILRLYIVSVMYLIVIIPTDGIREILNSDPRYLLLAFVSAQFGFVIGDYFYFHALHRMGVSRTVPITSTYPLWTVLWASLFLGRKVSPRVYLGALLIVLAIVIVRRAEVEEHADPKGFAFALIAPVSWSVAITVMDWLTGHFTSLTLAALRMFSGAVGVSVFLPAYGEEIRSTTRKELLILSGAAFSGLFLGQFLFVYSTQAVGSQVSAPVSAINPLLTSLMAVALLKEKPSRRIFEGLVLAIVGIILVSMK comes from the coding sequence ATGAGTCAGATGGTTCTAGGCGTAGCGGCGGCCCTAACATCCGCCCTGTGCTGGGCTACTGCAACGATCTTGATAAAAGTCGGCATGCGCTCCAAAAGCCCCGTGGCGGCCAACATACTCCGGCTTTACATTGTCTCGGTCATGTATCTCATCGTCATAATCCCCACCGACGGAATCCGAGAGATCCTGAACTCGGATCCCCGCTACCTCCTCCTCGCCTTTGTTTCCGCCCAGTTTGGGTTCGTTATCGGGGACTACTTCTACTTCCACGCGCTCCATCGGATGGGCGTCTCTCGAACCGTCCCGATAACCTCAACCTACCCCCTCTGGACCGTCCTATGGGCTTCTCTCTTCCTAGGGAGGAAGGTAAGCCCCAGGGTCTACCTCGGCGCCCTGCTCATAGTTCTGGCGATAGTCATCGTCCGCAGGGCGGAGGTTGAGGAGCACGCCGATCCAAAGGGCTTCGCCTTTGCCCTCATAGCTCCCGTCTCCTGGAGCGTGGCGATAACCGTAATGGACTGGCTCACCGGGCACTTCACCTCCCTCACGCTGGCCGCGCTCAGGATGTTCTCCGGAGCGGTGGGAGTTTCGGTTTTCCTGCCTGCTTACGGAGAAGAGATTCGGAGCACCACAAGAAAGGAACTGCTGATACTGTCGGGGGCGGCTTTCAGCGGCCTTTTCCTGGGCCAGTTCCTCTTCGTATACTCCACCCAGGCCGTTGGTTCCCAGGTCTCGGCGCCGGTGTCTGCCATAAACCCCCTCCTGACCTCGTTGATGGCTGTTGCCCTGCTTAAGGAGAAGCCAAGCAGACGGATATTCGAGGGACTCGTCCTGGCAATCGTGGGCATAATCCTCGTTTCGATGAAGTAG
- the eif1A gene encoding translation initiation factor eIF-1A → MAYHKGKGKKGGHRGNSNQGGDEIIRVPLPKEGQLFGIIEQALGSGWMDVRCSDGKVRRCRIPGKLKRRMWMRVGDVVIVQPWPVQSDERGDIVYRYTRTQVDWLLRKGKISQDFLSGGELLF, encoded by the coding sequence ATGGCTTACCATAAGGGAAAAGGAAAGAAGGGTGGACACCGGGGAAACAGCAATCAGGGCGGCGATGAGATAATCCGCGTCCCCCTGCCGAAGGAGGGACAGCTCTTCGGCATAATCGAGCAGGCCCTCGGCTCGGGCTGGATGGACGTTCGCTGTTCGGATGGAAAGGTAAGGAGATGCAGAATTCCGGGGAAGCTCAAGAGGAGAATGTGGATGCGCGTTGGCGACGTCGTCATAGTCCAGCCATGGCCCGTTCAGAGCGACGAGAGGGGGGACATAGTCTACCGCTACACCAGGACGCAGGTCGACTGGCTCCTCAGAAAGGGCAAGATAAGCCAGGACTTCCTGAGCGGCGGCGAGCTCCTCTTCTGA
- a CDS encoding tetratricopeptide repeat protein, with product MKKVERFREHLRLGNYRGAFAEALRERNPFRRAVMIAEIIARSYREEFVPQLIEALEEIKSPKELAIAESYTARAFYALEMERDGERHFQRAFEELRRMASPMETAEVLGIIGKNLVLSGRYSDGLKAFRKAFDTLQSARAVYSEVVSGLVNLARRVEMSAEEIPNEIALKFYELASDIYESLGFKLQAREIKEKMKTAEEVFKRGSLAVTELLERGDVDRALQMARFLPPGERAVAMLNVSYWLFIHDYSDLAREVFNDATEMLLVGKFKAREGEIEAVAYKFLRVGKLNEAMVLAGLLRDERRFSELMGEIALTYARRGEVEQAKELAMRIGDILIRDKVAKAIREVEETRVTPGPRTPPEPDLESDDSNREGGEGGSLDADREN from the coding sequence GTGAAAAAGGTGGAGAGGTTTAGGGAGCACCTCCGCCTTGGGAACTACCGGGGAGCGTTTGCAGAGGCCCTCCGCGAGAGGAACCCGTTCAGGAGGGCGGTGATGATAGCGGAGATCATAGCGAGATCTTATCGGGAGGAGTTCGTTCCCCAGCTCATCGAGGCACTGGAGGAGATAAAATCGCCGAAAGAGCTAGCGATAGCTGAATCCTACACGGCCAGGGCCTTTTACGCACTTGAAATGGAACGAGATGGGGAGAGGCACTTCCAGAGGGCCTTCGAGGAGCTCAGAAGAATGGCATCACCCATGGAAACGGCGGAAGTCCTGGGAATAATCGGGAAAAACCTCGTTCTCTCCGGGAGGTACAGCGACGGCCTTAAAGCCTTTAGAAAGGCCTTTGATACACTCCAGTCCGCCAGGGCTGTGTACTCCGAAGTGGTTTCTGGCCTTGTGAACCTCGCCAGAAGGGTGGAAATGAGTGCGGAGGAGATCCCCAACGAGATCGCGTTGAAGTTCTATGAACTGGCCTCGGACATCTACGAGAGCCTCGGCTTCAAGCTCCAGGCTAGGGAGATAAAGGAAAAGATGAAAACTGCAGAGGAAGTTTTCAAAAGGGGTTCCTTAGCAGTTACGGAGCTTCTTGAGAGGGGAGACGTTGACAGGGCTCTGCAGATGGCGAGGTTCCTTCCACCCGGGGAGAGGGCGGTGGCGATGCTGAACGTTTCTTACTGGCTCTTCATTCACGACTACAGCGATCTCGCAAGGGAAGTGTTCAACGACGCCACAGAGATGCTCCTCGTGGGAAAGTTCAAGGCCAGGGAAGGTGAGATCGAGGCTGTTGCCTACAAATTCCTCAGGGTGGGCAAGCTCAACGAGGCTATGGTTCTGGCGGGTCTTCTCAGGGACGAAAGGAGGTTCTCAGAGCTGATGGGGGAGATAGCACTAACCTACGCTCGCCGGGGAGAGGTTGAGCAGGCAAAGGAACTTGCCATGAGGATAGGCGATATCCTTATTAGGGATAAAGTCGCAAAGGCTATCAGGGAGGTTGAGGAAACTCGGGTGACCCCCGGACCTAGGACGCCCCCCGAACCGGATCTGGAATCAGATGATTCTAATCGTGAAGGGGGTGAGGGGGGCAGTTTGGATGCTGATAGAGAGAATTGA